One segment of Drosophila mauritiana strain mau12 chromosome 3R, ASM438214v1, whole genome shotgun sequence DNA contains the following:
- the LOC117145507 gene encoding uncharacterized protein LOC117145507, translating into MSLDQVIVNCLRNKNWISVLLLRSMDLFQPVLVESSNVFHLIEVSRNGIIWHEKNVEYRIMMDDFFDISTRTHVGDVPVTLVEMKGNHVSFGLYLHRIRYSILDALTVYVELGELPMRISPYHSCSLHCSNCTNEIIGQRQYYHIQEVPITTVLPQIYFCPRNRIPVYPSEEELYYGLNYLVVCTEILGNGVETIAGRRRVLCSRCKKCLGEFITRDVGVQLYADALRFVTLDSPLEFKEIFDHVTPTQIMMRLVNDGENSGPDQRRLFLKAVRPDGQLQLLHLELDTKQMHILRSELKMPDSVKPNVSLPMETDTSSESDVDMNDSDTSSNYSMLQTGDEEIPPTPRSTTPRGTPTKTVQYVRLRGYRGWRVRYLYSGSDQDLIDHDEVYMNWTYEKTRLFYISHLMMADLLCELNANENLVASLEKKPLPTGSDNPRQSCIICESDKEFYARQERFARISPE; encoded by the coding sequence ATGTCGTTGGACCAAGTCATAGTCAACTGCTTGCGCAACAAGAACTGGATCAGCGTCCTGCTGCTCAGATCGATGGACCTTTTCCAACCCGTTCTGGTCGAGAGTTCCAACGTGTTCCACTTGATAGAGGTCAGCCGCAATGGGATCATCTGGCACGAGAAGAACGTGGAGTACCGCATCATGATGGACGACTTCTTCGATATAAGCACCAGGACGCATGTTGGCGACGTGCCCGTTACCTTAGTCGAAATGAAGGGCAATCACGTGTCATTTGGATTATATCTCCATAGGATTAGGTACAGCATTTTGGATGCGCTCACCGTTTATGTGGAACTGGGGGAGCTGCCAATGCGTATTTCCCCATACCATTCCTGTTCGCTGCACTGCAGCAACTGTACGAACGAAATCATTGGGCAAAGGCAGTATTATCATATCCAGGAGGTTCCCATTACGACCGTCTTGCCGCAAATCTACTTCTGTCCCCGCAACAGGATCCCAGTGTATCCCTCGGAGGAGGAGCTCTATTACGGCCTCAACTACCTGGTCGTATGCACCGAGATTCTGGGCAACGGAGTCGAGACCATCGCAGGTCGTCGTCGCGTTCTCTGCTCCCGCTGCAAGAAGTGCTTGGGCGAATTTATTACCAGGGATGTGGGCGTGCAGCTGTACGCGGATGCCTTGCGATTTGTGACCTTGGACTCCCCGCTCGAGTTCAAGGAGATCTTTGACCATGTGACACCCACCCAAATTATGATGCGCCTGGTGAACGACGGCGAAAACAGTGGCCCGGATCAGAGACGCCTCTTCCTCAAGGCCGTGCGTCCGGATGGTCAGTTGCAGTTATTGCACTTGGAGTTGGATACCAAACAGATGCACATTCTGCGCTCCGAGCTGAAAATGCCCGACAGTGTAAAACCTAATGTAAGCTTACCCATGGAGACCGATACCAGCAGCGAGAGTGATGTGGACATGAATGACAGCGATACGAGCAGCAACTACTCCATGTTGCAAACAGGAGATGAAGAAATACCTCCAACACCCAGATCTACTACCCCCAGGGGAACTCCTACAAAGACCGTGCAATATGTGCGGCTGCGTGGCTATCGTGGCTGGCGCGTTAGGTATCTGTACTCGGGAAGTGATCAAGATCTGATCGATCACGACGAAGTCTATATGAACTGGACTTATGAGAAAACGCGCCTTTTTTACATCTCCCACTTGATGATGGCAGACCTGCTATGCGAGTTAAATGCCAATGAGAACCTGGTGGCCAGTTTGGAGAAGAAGCCACTACCCACCGGGAGCGATAATCCCCGGCAAAGCTGCATTATCTGTGAGTCTGATAAAGAGTTCTATGCCAGGCAGGAGCGTTTTGCCAGGATTTCTCCAGAGTGA